In the Dolichospermum flos-aquae CCAP 1403/13F genome, TACGCTAAAGAAATTTCCGAAGACAGTAAAAAGCGTACCCAAGAACTAGTAGCCAGCCACGTCAAAAACTCCGATATCGTTATTACCACCGCCCAAGTACCAGGAAGACAAGCCCCCAGACTGGTGACAGAGGAAATGGTAGCACAAATGAAACCCGGTTCAGTAATTGTGGATTTAGCCGCAGAACAGGGTGGAAACTGCGCTTGTACAGAAGCGGGTAAAGATATAATTTGGAACGGAGTAACAATTATCGGACCAATTAATTTACCCTCATCCATGCCAGTACACGCCAGCCAACTATATGCAAAAAACGTTACTTCATTAATGCAACTGTTGATTAAAGACAAAGCCTTAGAAATCAACTTTAGTGATGATATCGTTGACGCTGCTTGTGTTACTCATGGTGGAGAAATTAGAAACCAACGAGTAAAGGACGCTTTGCAAGCGGTAGCGGTTTAAAAAGCCCAGGCGAATAGAATTCGCGGCTACACAGGCGAAGTCCGCCTGCGCGGACTAATTATGGAATAACGAACCACAGAGGCACAGAGTTCACAGAGAAATGAGTGTTTAAGGGATATTTTCCATGATTGTTGTAAATCTTCTCTTTGCGTCTTTGCTCCTTTGTATCTTTGCGCGAAACCTCTTAAATCCAAAAATCACATGACACAAGCATTACTTCCGGCTTTATTTGTACTGGTCTTAGCCTCTTTTATCGGCTTTGAAGTCATCAACAAAATTCCCCCCACATTACATACCCCGTTAATGTCTGGTTCAAATGCCATTTCTGGGATTTCCGTAATTGGTGCAATTCTGGCTGCGGG is a window encoding:
- a CDS encoding NAD(P) transhydrogenase subunit alpha, producing MTQALLPALFVLVLASFIGFEVINKIPPTLHTPLMSGSNAISGISVIGAILAAGEKNTNLSVILGLIAVILAMVNVVGGFLVTDRMLQMFKKKEVKA